The nucleotide window GAGGCGCGCTTTCGGCGCGCCGGGATCGAGCGGAAGGTACGCCGCCCCCGATTTGAGTATCCCGAGGATCGCGGCGACCATCTCCGGCGAGCGCTCGAAGACCACGCCGACCGGGACGTCGGGAGCCGCCCCCTCCGCGCGCAGCCGATGCGCGAGGCGGTTGGCACGCGTCTCGAGCTCGGAAAACGACAGCGACTCGGCACCGCACGCGACCGCCTCGGCACCGGGCGAGCGGTCGGTCGCGCGCTCGATCAGCTCGTGCGCGGCCGCGTCGCGCGGGTAGTCCCGACCGGTACGGTTCCACTCGACGAGGACGCGGCGCCGCTCCTCGGGATCGAGCAGGTCGACCGCGCCGGCCGGTGCGTCGGGATCGGCGGCGAGCCGCTCCATCACCCGGACGAAGGCGGCGAGGAGCCTCTCCATGGCCGGCCGCTCGTAGCGCGCCGCCTCCCAGGAGAGGCTCGCGCGGAGCCGCGGATTGACCTCGATCCGGAGGAGAAGCGGGGGTGCTTCGCCGGTGTCTTCCGCGCCGTCGCGCGGGAACTCGCGGTGCTCGATCCGCGATTCGATCGCCGCCGGCGGCCAGCCCGCCCACCGGAGGATCGCGCCCCACGGGGCGGGCGGCGCGAGCCGGATGCGGTCCCGCTCGGCCTGGAGGCCGGCGAGCCAGCTTCCCGCGCTCTCCCCCTCCGGGACCCGGACGCGGCGGAGCACCGGCGCCGCGGAGCGGCGCATTCCGCCGCAAGCCGCGAAAACGACGTCGTCCGCGCCCGAATAGCGCGAGAGGAGGATCGCCCAGGCGCCCTGCGCCAGAGTCGCGATCGAGACGCCCGTCTCGGCGGCAAACCCCGCGAGCGCCCGCGAACGCGCGCAAGAGAGCTCGGCGGCGTGCTCCTCGCGCCCGGCCCCCGCCGGTTCGGGGTGCCGGAGCGGCAGGACCGTCGGCGCCGGCATTCCGGCAAACGCCGACCGCCAGAACTCCTCCGCGCGCCCGGAGTCGCGGGCGGTCGAAGGCGTCGGATCGGAGTCGACGATGGCGCTCATGGAAGGGCTCCGGGTCAGGCGGTGAGAAGGGTCACGTTCGGTTCCGTAGCAGGGAGCGTGCCGGCGGCGGCGGCGAGCTCGGCGATCGTCGGGTGGTCGAAGAGCTGCCGGGGCGTGATCGCGTACCCGGACTGCGCCGCGCGCGTGGTGATCTGAAAGACGAGCAGCGAATTGCCTCCGAGATCGAACAGGTTGTCGTGGATCCCGACGGGTTCCACGCCGAGCACTTCCGACCAGATGCGGGCGAGCAGCCGGTGCTCGGGAGACTCGGGCGCCGAGGCGCCCTCCGGCGCGCCACGCTCCGGCTGCGGAAGCGCGCCGCGGTCGATTTTCCCCGAGGCGGTCAGCGGCAGCGCCGGAACGACCGTGACCGTATCGGGGAGGAAGGAGCGCGGCAGGATCGACGCCAGCCGTTCCCGGAGGCTCCGCGAGAGCTCGCGGCGCAGGCCCGCGTCTCCCGCCGCGCAAGGAGAGGCGACGTACGCGGCGAGCGTCGGCGCGCGCTCGTCGCCGCGGACGACGACCGCCGCGTCGAGGACTTCCGGTTGGGCCCGGAGAGCCGCCTCGAGCTCGCCGGGCTCCACGCGGACGCCCCGGACCTTCCGCTGCTCGTCGAACCGTCCGAGGAACTCGAGATCTCCATCGGGCCGCCGCCGCACGCGGTCTCCCGTGCGATAGAGCCGGCCGCCCGGGGTGCCGAAAGGATCGGCGACGAAGCGCTCCCGGGTGAGCTCCTCGCGCCCCAGATATCCTCGGGCGAGCGCAAGCCCTCCGACGTGCAGCTCCCCGGCGACTCCGGCCGGCGACCTCCGGCCGCGCCGGTCGAGAACGACGAGCCGAACGTTGTCGATCGCCCTTCCCATCGGCACGCGCCGCCGGGCTGCCCCCGGACGGCAGCGGTGCGCGGCCACGTCGACGCAGGTCTCCGTCGGCCCGTACAGGTTGTGGAGCTGTGCGCCGGTGCGCCGGGAGAAGTCGTCGGCGAGCTCCGGCGGAAGGATCTCTCCTCCGCAGAACACGTGTCGGAGCTCCGACGCCGCGCCGAGCTCCGGGACCGCGAGGAGCATGCGAAGGAGCGAAGGGACCAGCTTGACGTGCGTGATCCTCTCCTCGCGCAGCAGGCGGACGAGCGCGTGCGGATCGCGTTCGACGCCGGGGGGCGCCACGACGAGCGCGGCGCCCGCGACGAGCGGCGCGAAGATTTCCCAGACGGAGGCGTCGAACTCGAGCGGCGCCTTCTGCAGCACGCGGTCGCCCGGACCGAGCGGGTAGGCGCGCTGGCTCCACGACAGAAGGTTCGAGAGGGGAAGGTGCTCGACCATCACTCCCTTCGGCGCGCCCGTCGACCCGGACGTATAGAGCACGTACGCGAGATCGCCGGCCCGAGGGTCGGCCGGCGAGACGGATGCCTGTCCTCCTTCCGCGGCGAGATCGGCGAGAGCCACGGCCGCAACGGCGCCGTCAGGCGTCGTCCGATCTCCGATCACGAGCGCCGGACGGCTGTCGGCGAGAACCGCCGAGACCCGCGCGGGAGGCCAGTCGGAGCCCACGGGAAGCCACGCCGCTCCCGCGCGAGCGACGGCGAGAATCGCCGCCACGCGCTCCGCCGACCGGGGCAGGGCGATCGCCACGAGCGACTCCCGGCCGATGCCGCGCGCGCCGAGGGCTCGCGCGAGGCCGTCCACTCTCGCCGCGAGCTCGCCGTAGCGCGTCGTCTCGCGGCCGAACCGCAGGGCCTCGGCCGACGGAAGCTCGGCCGCGCGCCGGGCGAACTCGACGGGAGCGGGCGCCATGACCGGAGCCGGCGCGATCGCGGCGTGCTGTGCGCCGGGGTCCTCCCACAGGTCGAGATCCGAGACACGACGATCGGGATGCGAGAGCGCGGATTCCAGCAGCGCGCGCCAGTGCTTCTCGAGGAGGGCGATCGAGTCGTCGTCGAAGAGGTCGGTGTCGTAGATGAAACGGCCGACGATCCCGTTGGCCCGGTTCTCGATCTCGAGGGAGAGATCGAACTTCGCGTTTCCGTTGGAGGCGTCGAAGAGCGTGAGGTCCCATCCCGACGGAACCGGCGCGCGGGGCGGCTCGTACGAGACCAGGATCCGGAAGAGCGGGGCGCCGCGGTCCGGGAGCGCCGCGGCGAGACGCTCGTGGGGAACGTCGCCATGGAAGAGCGCCGAAAGGATTTCGTCGCGCGCGCGACCCACGAGCTCCCGAAACGCCGGATCGCCCGCGGTCGAGGTTCGGAGGACGACGGGGTTGAGGAAATATCCGAGAATCCGTTCGAATTCCGCGCGCGGCCGCGCCGCCGACACGCACCCGAGCACGAGATCGTCCTCCTCCACGTGGCGGCGGATCAGCGCCACGATCGACGCGAAGAGCACCGCGAACGGCGTGGCTCCGCATTCGGCGGCGAGACGATGCACGCGGTCGCGCAGCGCGGCCGGGAACGCGACGCGCCGCACCCCGCCCCGTCCGGCGAGGGCCGCGGAGCGCTCGCGATCCGCGGGAAGAACGGTCGCCGGAGGGAGACCGGCGAGCCGGCGGCGCCAGAACTCGATCGACTCCGGAGGCAGCCGCCGCGCGTCTTCCCACGCCGCGTAGTCCGCGAACTGGCCCGCCGGTTCGGGGAGCCGCGACGCCTCGCCCGCCGCGAAGGATTCGTAAAGGGCGACGAGCTCGGGAAAGAAGGTCCCGAAGAGCGAGGCGGTGTCGAAGATCAGGTGATGGAGCGTGAGAAACAGCCGGTCGTCGGCGTCGTCGAACCGCACGAGCCGCGCGCGGAAAAGGGGAGGCGCGGTGAGCTCGAACGGCCGCGCCGCGTCGGCCGAGGCCAGCGCGAAGGCTCGCGCCTCGCGCTCGTCCGGGGGAAGCCCGCGAAGATCGTCCCGCCCGATCGTCGCCGTGAAGGGAGCGCCGACGAGCTGCACGAGGCGGCCGTCCACGACGGAAAATCCGGTCCGCCACGACTCGTGACGGCGAACGGTCTCCGTGAGGGCGCGTGCGAGAGCCTCGGGATCGAGCGCTCCGGAGCGGCGGATCGTCGCGCACTCGTTGTAGACGGGACGCCCGGCGAGCTGCTCGTGCATCCAGATCTCCCGCTGCCCCGCGGTCGCGGGCACGAGCCCTGCGGGACGCGCCGGGCGGGCCGGCGCGGGCGAAAAGGAGCGGCCGGGGGCGCCTTCGCCCCGGAGATACCTCTCCAGGAGGCGCCGTTTGGCTTCGGAGAGGGCCGGGGTCGACATCACGCGGCGGCGGAAGTTCGGAAGGAGACGGGAAGCGACTTCAGACCGCGAAGACCGAGGTTCTCGCGCCACTCGAGAGGTCCGGGGGCGAGTCGCAGCTCGGGCAGGCGGCGCAGAAGGGTGTCGAAGGCGATCTGCCCTTCCATGCGCGCGAGCGGCGCCCCGAAGCAGAAGTGCGCCGCCCAGCCGAACGCGACGTGGCGGTTCGGCTGCCGCGACAGATCGAGCCGATCGGGATCCGGGAAGCGTTCCGGGTCCCGGTTGGCGGCTCCCATGACCGCGATCACCGCCTGCCGCTTCCGGATCGGCCGGCCGCCGAGCTCCCGGTCCGACGGCGCCATCCGCGCGGTGTGCTGGCTCGGACTCTCGTACCGGAGGAGCTCCTCGACGGCGGACGCCGACAGAGAAGGGTCCTCGCGGAGGCGCTCGAGCTCCGGCGGGTGGCGCAGCAGCGTGAGCACGCCGTTGCCGATCAGGTTCGTCGTCGTCTCCTGGCCCCCGACCATCGTGACGATGCAGTTGGCGATCACCTCTTCCTCGCTCAGGCGGTCGCCGTCGACCTCCGCCGTCAGGAGCGACCGGACGAGACCCTCGCGGGGAGTGCGCCGCTGGTCCGCGATCGCGCCGCGGAAGTACTCGGTCATCTCCTCGACGCTTCGGAGGACCCGCGGCACGCGATCGGGGTTGTGCTGGAAGTTGCCGAGCATCTCGGCGAAATCGGCGGACCAGAGCTTCAGGCGCTCGTGGTCCTCGGCGGGCACGCCGAGCATCTCCGCGGTGACGATCGCGGGAAGCGGGTTGGCGAACTGCGCCATCAGGTCCATCCGGCCGGACGGGACGGCGGAGTCGAGGAGCCGGTCGGCGATTTCCTGGATGTGCGCCCGGAGCACCTCGATCCGCCTCGGCGTGAAGGCGACGGAGGCGAGGCCGCGCAGCCGCGTGTGGGCCGGTGCGTCCATGAAGAGCATCTGCCGGACCATCACCTTCGCGATCGGCGTCAGATGCGAAAGGCCCATCGCCGTCAGCTGCTCCGGCGTCGGCGTGCGGTCGGCCGAGTAGTCGTGGAGGACCGTGAGCACGTCCGAGTACCGCGTGACGATCCACGCGTGCAGGAACGGGTCCCAGTGGACCGGGTCCTCCGCGCGCAGGCGCGCGTAGAGGGGATACGGGTCGGCGAGCACCTCCGGATCGAGGAGATGAAAGAGCGACAGCGACGGGTCCGCCTCCGCGCGCGAGGCGGCGCGGGTCGTCACGACGGCTCCTCTGCGCCGGCGAGCCGCCGGGCCTCGTCTTCGCTCATCGACTCGACGCGGCGGAGGACGAGCCTCTCGATCTCCGCCGAGAGCCGCGCGACCGTGGGCGCCTCGAAGATCGTCCGCAGCGCGAGCTCGACCCCGAAGGCGTCGTGCACGCGCGCGATCATCTGCGTCCCGAGGAGGGAGTGTCCGCCGATCGCGAAGAAGTTCTCGTCGACGCCGACGCGGTCGAGCCGCAGGAGGTCCGCCGCGATCGCGGCGACCCGCTCTTCGACCGGAGACTCCGGGCCGCGGCCGGCGGAGGCGCCCGGCGTCTCCCGCGGGGGCGGCGGAAGGGCGTCGCGGTCGACCTTCCCGTGCGGGGTCAGCGGGAGCTCCGCGAGCGGCACGAATGCCGACGGGATCATGAACTCGGGAAGCGAGGCGCGCAGATACGCGCGGAGGTCGACGGCCTCCGCCGCGCCCGGTTCCGGGACGACATAAGCGACCAGGCGCTTCTCTCCGCCGTCGGCGCGCGCGACGACGAGGCTCGACCGCACCGCCGGGTGGCGTCCGATCGCGCGCTCGACCTCGGCCGGCTCCACGCGGAATCCGCGGATCTTGACCTGGTCGTCGAGGCGGCCGAGGAAGTCGAGCTCCCCGTCCGCGGCGCGCCGCACGCGGTCGCCCGTCCGGTAGAGGGGGGCGCCGGGCCGGAAGGGATGCGCCGCGAATCCGCCCGGGTGCCGGTCCGGCCCGCCGACGTAGCCCCGCGCGAGTCCGGCGCCGGAAAGGCAGAGCTCCCCCGGCTCCCCGTCGGCGCACCGGCGGGCCCCGTCGAGCACGAGCGCTTCGACGCCGTCGATCGGCCGTCCGATCGACGGCGGCCCCTCGCGGTCGCTCGATGGAGCGACGGCGGCCGAGGTCGCGACCACCGTGTTCTCCGTGGGACCGTAATTGTTCACGAGCCCGAACGGGAGCCCGGCCGGCGGACGCCGGCGGAGGACGTCGCCCCCCGTCAGGAGCAGCCGCAGCGCCGCGCCGGCCGGCCACTCGACGTCGAGGAGCCGCTCGGCGACGGGGGTCGGCGCGAACGCGACCGTGATCCTCTCCGAGACGATCCAGTCGCGGAGCCGCGGCGGATCGGAGCGAATGTCGCCGGAGGGAAAGTGGACGCTCGCGCCGAGGGCGAGCGAAGGCCAGAGCTCCCAGACGGCGGCATCGAAGGCGGGGTTGGCGATTTGCGACGCGCGGTCGGCGGGACCGACGCCGAAGGCGCGCCGGTGCCAGGCGACGAGGTGGGCCAGGCTGCCGTGCTCGATCTCGACGCCCTTGGGGTCGCCCGTCGACCCGGACGTGTAGATCACGTAGGCGAGCCGCCGAAGCTCGTCGTTTCCCGGTCGGCCGGCGTGACGGGCCGGACGGAGCGCGTCGAGGTCGAGCGCGAGGACCCGCGCGGATCCGGCGAGCCCCGCCGCCTCGTCGTCGGCGACGACGAGCGGCGCGCCGCAATCGGCGACGAGGAACGAAAGGCGCGCGCGCGGCGAGGCGGGGTCGAGGGGCACGTACGCCGCGCCGGCTTTCCAGGCGGCCAGGAACGCGACCGTCCTTTCGATCGGGTCCTCGAGGCAAACGGCGACCGGGAGCTCCGGACCGGCGCCCGCCGCCGCGAGCTCGGCCGCGAACGCGCCGGCGAGCGCGTCGAGCTCCCCGAACGCGAGACGCCGCCGGCCGTCGGAGAGAGCCGGCGCGCCGGGCCGGCGCCGCGCCTGCTCCTCGATCCGGAGCAGCGTCGATTTCGGCGCGGTTCTCCCCGTCCGGGAGCGCGCCGATCCCTTCCGGGCGGGAAGAGATCGGAGCGATTCGAAAGTCGACGACATCCGTTCTCCGAGGGGATCCATCAACGCGCGACGGGGACTTTCTCCGGCTCCGCCTGGAGCGAGGCCGCGAGCGAATCGAGATAATGGCGGTGCGACGGGGGGAGGCCCTCCGGGAGCTCGAATTCCGGCGAGTATCCGAGAGCGCTGCGCGAAAGCGTGAGGTCGGCGAACGAATGACGGACGTCGCCGGGACGCTCGGGCGCGTGCCGGGGATCCCGCGGCGTCCCGGCCGACTCGCCGACGAGCCGGGCGAGCTCGAGGAGCGTCGTGCGGCGTCCCCCGGCCACGTTGTAGGCGCGCCCGCAGCAGGAAGCGTCGGCGCGGGCCGCGAGGAGGTTCGCCGCGACGGCGTCGGCGACGAAGGTGAAATCGCGGCTCTGGAGGCCGTCGCCGTAGATCACCGGCGCCTGTCCTCCGAGGTACGCCTTGAAGAAACGCGGGATCACCGCGGCGTAGGCCCCTTCCGGATTCTGCCGCGGGCCGTAGACGTTGAAATACCGCAGCCCGACGATCTCGATTTCGAAGCACCGCTGGAAGGTCGCGGCGAGCTCCTCGTCCATCTGCTTGGAGAGCGCGTATGGCGAGAGCGGTTTGCCCTCTTCCCCTTCGCGCTTCGGGAGCCGGTCGCTGTCGCCGTAGACGCTCGACGAGGACGCGTAGACGACGCGGCGCACGCCGGCATCGCGCGCGGCGGCGAAGACCCGCGCGGTGCCGGCGACGTTGACGTCGATCGTGGAGCCCGGGTCCTCGAGCGAACGGGGAACCGAGCCGAGGGCGGCCTGATGGAACACCCACGAGGCGCCGCGCATCGCCTCCCGGCAGGCGTCGGGGTCCCGGATGTCGCCGAGGCGAAAGTCGATTCGCGGCGCGCAGTGGGCCAGATTCCGGCGGCTGCCGGTCGAGAGGTTGTCCAGAACCCGAACCTCGGCGCCGCGCGCCAGCAGCGCGTCGACCAGATGGGATCCGATGAACCCGGCGCCTCCCGTGACGAGGACGAGCTCGCGGTCGAAGTCCGGCTCCATGGCGTTCACGCGCCGACGACGTTGGGCTGGCCGTTGCGGTAGATGCCCCGCGTGTCGACGACGAACGGGGCGTGCCGCGCGACGAGCTCGTAGTCGACCGCGCTGTGATCGGTGATGATCACGACGGCGTCCTGCGCGGCGAGCGTCTCCGGAGTCAGCGAGCAGGAGTGCATCGGGGGGAGGTCGGGCCACGTCCGCATGCGCGGCGCCTTCGCGACGTGCGGGTCG belongs to Thermoanaerobaculia bacterium and includes:
- a CDS encoding AMP-binding protein encodes the protein MSAIVDSDPTPSTARDSGRAEEFWRSAFAGMPAPTVLPLRHPEPAGAGREEHAAELSCARSRALAGFAAETGVSIATLAQGAWAILLSRYSGADDVVFAACGGMRRSAAPVLRRVRVPEGESAGSWLAGLQAERDRIRLAPPAPWGAILRWAGWPPAAIESRIEHREFPRDGAEDTGEAPPLLLRIEVNPRLRASLSWEAARYERPAMERLLAAFVRVMERLAADPDAPAGAVDLLDPEERRRVLVEWNRTGRDYPRDAAAHELIERATDRSPGAEAVACGAESLSFSELETRANRLAHRLRAEGAAPDVPVGVVFERSPEMVAAILGILKSGAAYLPLDPGAPKARL
- a CDS encoding cytochrome P450, which gives rise to MTTRAASRAEADPSLSLFHLLDPEVLADPYPLYARLRAEDPVHWDPFLHAWIVTRYSDVLTVLHDYSADRTPTPEQLTAMGLSHLTPIAKVMVRQMLFMDAPAHTRLRGLASVAFTPRRIEVLRAHIQEIADRLLDSAVPSGRMDLMAQFANPLPAIVTAEMLGVPAEDHERLKLWSADFAEMLGNFQHNPDRVPRVLRSVEEMTEYFRGAIADQRRTPREGLVRSLLTAEVDGDRLSEEEVIANCIVTMVGGQETTTNLIGNGVLTLLRHPPELERLREDPSLSASAVEELLRYESPSQHTARMAPSDRELGGRPIRKRQAVIAVMGAANRDPERFPDPDRLDLSRQPNRHVAFGWAAHFCFGAPLARMEGQIAFDTLLRRLPELRLAPGPLEWRENLGLRGLKSLPVSFRTSAAA
- a CDS encoding SDR family oxidoreductase — encoded protein: MEPDFDRELVLVTGGAGFIGSHLVDALLARGAEVRVLDNLSTGSRRNLAHCAPRIDFRLGDIRDPDACREAMRGASWVFHQAALGSVPRSLEDPGSTIDVNVAGTARVFAAARDAGVRRVVYASSSSVYGDSDRLPKREGEEGKPLSPYALSKQMDEELAATFQRCFEIEIVGLRYFNVYGPRQNPEGAYAAVIPRFFKAYLGGQAPVIYGDGLQSRDFTFVADAVAANLLAARADASCCGRAYNVAGGRRTTLLELARLVGESAGTPRDPRHAPERPGDVRHSFADLTLSRSALGYSPEFELPEGLPPSHRHYLDSLAASLQAEPEKVPVAR
- a CDS encoding non-ribosomal peptide synthetase, producing MSSTFESLRSLPARKGSARSRTGRTAPKSTLLRIEEQARRRPGAPALSDGRRRLAFGELDALAGAFAAELAAAGAGPELPVAVCLEDPIERTVAFLAAWKAGAAYVPLDPASPRARLSFLVADCGAPLVVADDEAAGLAGSARVLALDLDALRPARHAGRPGNDELRRLAYVIYTSGSTGDPKGVEIEHGSLAHLVAWHRRAFGVGPADRASQIANPAFDAAVWELWPSLALGASVHFPSGDIRSDPPRLRDWIVSERITVAFAPTPVAERLLDVEWPAGAALRLLLTGGDVLRRRPPAGLPFGLVNNYGPTENTVVATSAAVAPSSDREGPPSIGRPIDGVEALVLDGARRCADGEPGELCLSGAGLARGYVGGPDRHPGGFAAHPFRPGAPLYRTGDRVRRAADGELDFLGRLDDQVKIRGFRVEPAEVERAIGRHPAVRSSLVVARADGGEKRLVAYVVPEPGAAEAVDLRAYLRASLPEFMIPSAFVPLAELPLTPHGKVDRDALPPPPRETPGASAGRGPESPVEERVAAIAADLLRLDRVGVDENFFAIGGHSLLGTQMIARVHDAFGVELALRTIFEAPTVARLSAEIERLVLRRVESMSEDEARRLAGAEEPS
- a CDS encoding amino acid adenylation domain-containing protein; this encodes MSTPALSEAKRRLLERYLRGEGAPGRSFSPAPARPARPAGLVPATAGQREIWMHEQLAGRPVYNECATIRRSGALDPEALARALTETVRRHESWRTGFSVVDGRLVQLVGAPFTATIGRDDLRGLPPDEREARAFALASADAARPFELTAPPLFRARLVRFDDADDRLFLTLHHLIFDTASLFGTFFPELVALYESFAAGEASRLPEPAGQFADYAAWEDARRLPPESIEFWRRRLAGLPPATVLPADRERSAALAGRGGVRRVAFPAALRDRVHRLAAECGATPFAVLFASIVALIRRHVEEDDLVLGCVSAARPRAEFERILGYFLNPVVLRTSTAGDPAFRELVGRARDEILSALFHGDVPHERLAAALPDRGAPLFRILVSYEPPRAPVPSGWDLTLFDASNGNAKFDLSLEIENRANGIVGRFIYDTDLFDDDSIALLEKHWRALLESALSHPDRRVSDLDLWEDPGAQHAAIAPAPVMAPAPVEFARRAAELPSAEALRFGRETTRYGELAARVDGLARALGARGIGRESLVAIALPRSAERVAAILAVARAGAAWLPVGSDWPPARVSAVLADSRPALVIGDRTTPDGAVAAVALADLAAEGGQASVSPADPRAGDLAYVLYTSGSTGAPKGVMVEHLPLSNLLSWSQRAYPLGPGDRVLQKAPLEFDASVWEIFAPLVAGAALVVAPPGVERDPHALVRLLREERITHVKLVPSLLRMLLAVPELGAASELRHVFCGGEILPPELADDFSRRTGAQLHNLYGPTETCVDVAAHRCRPGAARRRVPMGRAIDNVRLVVLDRRGRRSPAGVAGELHVGGLALARGYLGREELTRERFVADPFGTPGGRLYRTGDRVRRRPDGDLEFLGRFDEQRKVRGVRVEPGELEAALRAQPEVLDAAVVVRGDERAPTLAAYVASPCAAGDAGLRRELSRSLRERLASILPRSFLPDTVTVVPALPLTASGKIDRGALPQPERGAPEGASAPESPEHRLLARIWSEVLGVEPVGIHDNLFDLGGNSLLVFQITTRAAQSGYAITPRQLFDHPTIAELAAAAGTLPATEPNVTLLTA